The following coding sequences are from one Collimonas arenae window:
- a CDS encoding SRPBCC family protein codes for MMQTNDTKTLIVEREMPHSPDKVWRAITQRPLIEDWLMENDFELVVGHRFDLRADWGVVECQVLAIEPNKALSYTWEAMGLKSVVSWTLTATATGTQLRMEQSGFRPDQQQAYAGAKYGWEKFFTGLERVAGSLS; via the coding sequence ATGATGCAAACCAACGATACCAAAACACTGATTGTAGAGAGGGAAATGCCGCATTCCCCCGACAAAGTCTGGCGCGCGATCACGCAGCGTCCTTTGATTGAAGATTGGTTGATGGAGAACGATTTCGAGCTTGTCGTGGGCCACCGTTTCGATCTTCGCGCTGACTGGGGTGTGGTCGAGTGCCAGGTCCTGGCGATTGAGCCGAACAAAGCGCTGTCTTACACGTGGGAAGCGATGGGTCTCAAAAGCGTCGTGTCCTGGACTCTCACTGCAACGGCAACGGGAACGCAGCTGCGCATGGAGCAATCGGGCTTCCGGCCGGATCAGCAGCAAGCCTACGCCGGCGCCAAGTACGGCTGGGAGAAGTTTTTCACCGGTCTCGAACGCGTGGCGGGAAGCCTTTCCTGA
- a CDS encoding DUF1801 domain-containing protein produces the protein MKTSETSQGLPASDLITRKIDGLGDWRGETLGRLRKLILATDPDIVEEMKWGDTPVWSRDGIICTGESYKKVVKLTFAKGASLKDPASLFNSSLDGNVRRAIDIHDGEEVDESAFKALIREAIALNSAGKSKPSKK, from the coding sequence ATGAAAACATCGGAGACAAGCCAGGGATTACCAGCATCGGACCTCATCACCAGGAAAATCGACGGTCTCGGAGACTGGCGCGGGGAAACGCTTGGCAGGTTGCGCAAACTCATCTTGGCAACGGATCCGGACATTGTTGAGGAAATGAAGTGGGGGGACACTCCGGTCTGGTCGCGCGACGGCATTATCTGCACCGGCGAATCCTACAAGAAGGTGGTGAAACTTACCTTTGCCAAGGGCGCGTCGCTGAAGGACCCGGCCTCCCTCTTTAACTCGAGTCTCGACGGCAATGTGCGTCGGGCAATCGATATTCACGATGGCGAAGAAGTGGATGAGTCGGCCTTCAAGGCGCTGATCCGTGAAGCGATTGCGCTCAACAGTGCCGGCAAGTCGAAACCATCGAAGAAATAG
- a CDS encoding DUF4148 domain-containing protein, which yields MKTTVIATLAFAAIVSAPAFADNNTTPLTRAQVQAELVRAQAAGELVQSNGQYPVLAKSTAPGKTRAEVQAELAQARAAGKLDFSGSQYPVFTPSNAIGKTRAEVKAELSQARSSGQLDFSGSQYPIDSNTKS from the coding sequence ATGAAAACCACAGTCATCGCCACTCTGGCATTTGCAGCAATCGTCTCCGCCCCTGCCTTTGCAGACAACAACACTACTCCTCTGACCCGCGCCCAGGTACAAGCTGAACTGGTCCGCGCCCAAGCCGCCGGCGAACTGGTGCAAAGCAACGGTCAATACCCGGTTCTGGCGAAATCAACCGCCCCCGGCAAGACCCGCGCCGAAGTGCAAGCAGAACTGGCACAAGCCCGCGCTGCAGGCAAACTCGACTTCAGCGGCTCGCAATACCCAGTGTTCACACCATCGAACGCCATCGGTAAAACCCGCGCCGAAGTCAAAGCCGAGTTGTCGCAAGCCCGTTCTTCCGGCCAACTCGATTTCAGCGGCTCGCAATATCCAATCGACTCGAACACCAAGTCCTGA
- a CDS encoding TetR/AcrR family transcriptional regulator, which translates to MKTVSPVREQLLEHTLVLLGTRGYNGFSYRDLAELVGVKTSSIHYYFPTKEDLALAAVQAYAANIGEIMRDMDINGPLKEQIEKYLALWRKNLGTGRVCLCGMLAAEATSLPENVLAALQTFYCMHEAWITRRLERVVAEKGAQLPAPPAAYAMTILGALQSGLVSARLFGKPDRLDAASAMLRSAIGADSSKQTAPVAAVAWSD; encoded by the coding sequence ATGAAGACCGTCTCTCCCGTCCGCGAACAACTGCTGGAGCACACGCTGGTGCTGCTGGGAACGCGCGGCTATAACGGTTTCAGCTATCGCGACCTGGCTGAACTGGTCGGCGTCAAGACTTCCAGCATCCACTACTATTTCCCGACCAAGGAAGACCTGGCGCTGGCTGCAGTGCAAGCGTATGCCGCCAACATCGGTGAAATCATGCGCGATATGGATATCAACGGCCCGCTCAAGGAGCAGATCGAGAAATATCTGGCGCTGTGGCGCAAGAACCTCGGTACCGGCAGGGTTTGCCTGTGCGGCATGCTGGCGGCCGAAGCCACCAGCCTGCCGGAAAACGTGCTGGCCGCATTGCAAACCTTTTATTGCATGCATGAAGCCTGGATCACGCGGCGTCTTGAACGGGTTGTTGCCGAAAAGGGCGCGCAGTTGCCGGCCCCGCCGGCAGCATATGCGATGACGATCCTCGGCGCGCTGCAAAGCGGGCTGGTATCGGCGCGCCTGTTCGGCAAGCCGGACCGCCTCGATGCAGCATCGGCAATGCTGCGCTCGGCCATTGGAGCGGACAGCAGCAAACAAACGGCGCCGGTTGCGGCCGTTGCCTGGTCAGACTAA
- a CDS encoding porin translates to MKKSLVVLSVLGSCSYVAQAQTNVTVYGLLDSGVTYVNNIATPSTSNPRGTGSRMSVDSGDLQQSRFGFKGVEDLGGGMKAMFNLEGGFAVDTGASGQGGLTFGRTSIVGLSGNYGSLQLGRRKDFIDEVATYYSSVYDFGVFINGVHDNNLDRVGGNRANNQIRYDTPLFKGLVLNATYGFGETAGSTSTGQSLGLGANYTNGPFGVGFGYWQSKLGTLSGGVNTSSDQGTSLGAGCTPSYGHPGDTCIKTWMLGSSYKTGPWRFFGAWSKVLQPLATNGGASAPLVAKFAGTAGLSPFTAGGSNNNSTNVFDLGVNYAVSDSLRLVGSVLQSRYGFVGSDTKGRLTQLNLGLTYAFSKRTDLYSYVANLRASDMYSPGITGGAPGADNSQTAFTVGLRHKF, encoded by the coding sequence ATGAAGAAGTCGTTAGTTGTACTTTCCGTTTTGGGTAGCTGCAGTTACGTAGCGCAGGCGCAAACCAACGTCACCGTCTACGGTTTGCTGGATTCCGGCGTTACCTATGTGAATAACATTGCCACACCAAGCACGAGCAATCCGCGCGGTACCGGCAGCCGCATGAGCGTCGACTCAGGCGATCTGCAGCAATCGCGCTTCGGCTTCAAGGGCGTCGAGGACCTGGGCGGCGGCATGAAGGCGATGTTCAACCTGGAAGGCGGGTTCGCAGTCGATACCGGCGCTTCCGGTCAGGGCGGCCTGACCTTCGGCCGCACCTCGATCGTCGGCCTGTCAGGCAATTACGGCTCGCTGCAACTGGGACGTCGCAAGGACTTCATCGACGAAGTAGCCACTTACTACTCAAGCGTCTACGACTTCGGCGTCTTCATCAATGGCGTGCACGATAATAATCTGGACCGCGTCGGCGGCAACCGCGCCAATAATCAGATCCGCTACGACACACCGTTGTTCAAGGGCCTGGTGCTGAACGCCACCTACGGCTTCGGCGAAACCGCAGGTTCGACTTCCACCGGCCAATCGCTCGGCCTCGGCGCGAATTACACCAACGGCCCATTCGGCGTCGGCTTCGGTTACTGGCAATCCAAGCTCGGTACCCTGTCGGGCGGTGTCAATACGTCCAGCGACCAAGGCACCAGCCTCGGCGCCGGCTGCACCCCGAGCTACGGCCATCCTGGCGATACCTGCATCAAGACCTGGATGCTCGGTTCAAGCTACAAGACCGGCCCGTGGCGTTTCTTTGGCGCCTGGTCGAAGGTGCTGCAGCCGCTGGCCACCAACGGTGGCGCAAGCGCCCCGCTGGTCGCGAAGTTTGCCGGCACCGCAGGCCTGTCACCATTTACCGCTGGCGGTTCCAACAACAACAGCACCAACGTGTTCGACCTGGGCGTCAATTATGCAGTTTCGGATAGCCTGCGCCTGGTTGGCAGCGTATTGCAATCGCGCTACGGCTTCGTGGGCAGCGACACCAAAGGCCGCCTGACTCAGCTCAACCTAGGTCTGACCTACGCGTTCTCCAAGCGTACCGACCTCTATAGCTATGTCGCCAACCTGCGCGCGTCCGACATGTATAGCCCGGGCATCACGGGCGGCGCTCCTGGCGCCGACAATTCGCAAACTGCATTCACTGTCGGCTTGCGTCACAAGTTCTAA
- a CDS encoding SLC13 family permease, producing MIMFIGGMFGVLRKSGALDAGIDRLLVRTGGNVYLLTPVLMLAIAAGSTFLGLISEYLVIIPMMLILAQRLGLGPLYATGLVAIAAKIGYLASVTNPLALVIAQPIVQVPLLSGAGLRMAVFVLFLAIGIAYLLLYVKRTGYSVPTGLDLQGRLLLSHRFVLFVVGASVVVLVIGTSVWKWGDIQLGAFYIFEGIIIAIAAGMSVRTACDAFVEGMKGMMLAGLLIGLAKAIEIVLHDSLVLDTVIYHLAAIVEGRSKIFAAQGMILVQMLLDVLIPSTSGKAAISMPILGPIGHISGVSGQSVVLAFLFGNGLTNMVTPTSGMLLAYLATGKVGYGAWLRFIFPLFAILTLLSMAVMAFAVYTGY from the coding sequence ATGATCATGTTCATCGGCGGCATGTTCGGTGTGCTGCGCAAGAGCGGCGCGCTGGACGCGGGCATCGACCGCTTGCTGGTACGTACCGGCGGCAACGTCTACCTGCTGACGCCGGTGCTGATGCTGGCGATTGCCGCCGGTAGCACCTTCCTCGGGCTGATTTCTGAATACCTGGTGATCATTCCGATGATGCTGATCCTGGCGCAGCGGCTCGGCCTGGGGCCGTTGTATGCCACTGGGTTGGTGGCGATTGCCGCCAAGATCGGTTACCTGGCTTCGGTCACCAATCCGTTGGCGCTGGTGATCGCCCAGCCGATCGTACAGGTGCCGCTGTTGAGCGGCGCCGGTTTGCGGATGGCGGTGTTTGTGCTGTTCCTGGCGATCGGCATCGCCTATTTACTGCTTTACGTAAAGCGCACGGGCTACAGCGTGCCAACCGGTCTCGACCTGCAGGGTCGTCTGTTGTTGTCGCACCGCTTCGTATTATTTGTGGTCGGCGCTAGCGTGGTGGTGCTTGTGATCGGCACCAGCGTCTGGAAATGGGGCGATATCCAGCTCGGCGCGTTTTATATTTTTGAGGGCATCATCATTGCCATCGCCGCCGGCATGTCGGTGCGCACCGCCTGCGATGCGTTTGTCGAAGGCATGAAAGGCATGATGCTGGCGGGTTTGCTGATCGGCCTGGCGAAAGCCATCGAAATCGTGCTGCACGACAGCCTGGTGCTCGATACCGTGATTTACCACCTGGCCGCAATCGTTGAAGGCCGCAGCAAGATCTTTGCGGCACAAGGCATGATCCTGGTGCAGATGCTGCTCGACGTGCTGATTCCGTCGACCTCCGGCAAAGCCGCCATCAGCATGCCGATCCTCGGCCCTATCGGCCATATTTCCGGCGTCAGCGGCCAGAGCGTAGTGCTGGCTTTCCTGTTCGGAAACGGGCTGACCAACATGGTGACGCCGACTTCCGGCATGCTGCTGGCCTACCTGGCGACCGGCAAGGTTGGCTATGGCGCCTGGCTGCGTTTCATTTTTCCGCTGTTCGCAATTTTGACGCTGCTATCGATGGCGGTCATGGCGTTTGCGGTCTATACCGGTTATTGA
- a CDS encoding N-formylglutamate amidohydrolase gives MQEAFILTISDNAKLIPLVFDSPHSSRYCPPDMQAVAPEAALMSGWDAYVDELWSGAVQHGATLLAARVHRCYIDFNRSRSDIDPELLDQPWPEPIKVSEKSKAGMGLIRRYALPAVPMYDRKLGIAEVQQRIERYYDPYHAELQRLINAAHARFGRSWHIDCHSMKSVGNAMNIDNGARRPDFVLGDRDGSAADPVFTAWVAQQLRGMGYVVKINDPYRGAELVRAYSDPQRGRYSMQIEINRALYMNEQSLERSAGFATLQQHLTQLAQAMSRYIIDQLN, from the coding sequence ATGCAAGAAGCTTTTATTTTGACCATTTCGGATAACGCCAAGTTGATCCCGCTGGTCTTCGATTCGCCGCACAGTAGCCGCTACTGCCCGCCGGACATGCAGGCGGTGGCGCCGGAAGCCGCGCTGATGTCTGGTTGGGATGCCTATGTCGATGAACTGTGGAGCGGCGCCGTGCAGCATGGCGCGACACTGTTGGCGGCGCGTGTGCACCGCTGCTATATCGATTTCAACCGCAGCCGCAGCGACATCGACCCGGAATTGCTGGATCAGCCCTGGCCCGAACCGATCAAGGTGTCGGAAAAGAGCAAGGCCGGCATGGGCCTGATCCGCCGCTATGCGCTGCCGGCGGTGCCGATGTACGACCGCAAGCTGGGTATCGCCGAAGTGCAGCAGCGCATTGAGCGCTATTACGATCCGTATCACGCCGAACTACAGCGCCTGATTAACGCCGCGCACGCGCGCTTCGGCCGCTCCTGGCATATTGATTGCCATTCGATGAAGTCGGTCGGCAATGCGATGAATATCGACAATGGCGCGCGCCGTCCCGATTTCGTGCTGGGCGACCGCGACGGCAGCGCCGCCGATCCGGTCTTTACCGCCTGGGTCGCGCAGCAGTTGCGAGGCATGGGCTATGTGGTCAAGATCAACGATCCGTATCGCGGCGCTGAACTGGTGCGCGCCTACAGCGATCCGCAGCGCGGCCGCTACAGCATGCAGATCGAAATCAACCGTGCGTTGTACATGAATGAGCAAAGCCTGGAGCGCAGCGCCGGATTTGCGACGCTGCAGCAGCATTTGACACAACTGGCGCAAGCGATGTCGAGGTATATTATCGACCAATTGAATTAA
- a CDS encoding IclR family transcriptional regulator yields MAAQEQVSLVRVARSHLRDIGGICNENVQVRVRDGLEMVCVARWESTQAIRVHTDVGNRRPLYAGASGKVLLAHAPQSVQQAVLGGTLTRFTDNTIIDRQLLEQELQQVLAQGYAVSYAERSSGAVAIAAPIMDADGEVIAALGIAGPASRITADNLQGFIDLVVQRARDLSLGLGYVYR; encoded by the coding sequence GTGGCGGCGCAGGAACAGGTCAGCCTGGTGCGGGTGGCGCGCAGCCATTTGCGTGATATTGGCGGCATCTGCAACGAAAACGTCCAGGTGCGGGTGCGCGACGGATTGGAAATGGTCTGCGTGGCGCGCTGGGAGTCGACCCAGGCGATTCGCGTCCACACTGATGTCGGCAACCGTCGGCCATTGTATGCCGGTGCGTCCGGCAAAGTGCTGCTGGCGCATGCGCCGCAATCGGTGCAGCAGGCAGTGCTGGGCGGTACGCTGACGCGCTTCACCGATAACACCATCATCGATCGTCAGTTGCTGGAACAGGAACTGCAGCAAGTACTGGCGCAAGGCTACGCGGTTTCCTACGCCGAGCGGTCCAGCGGTGCGGTAGCGATCGCAGCGCCGATCATGGATGCCGACGGTGAAGTGATCGCCGCCCTCGGCATCGCCGGCCCGGCCAGCCGCATCACGGCCGATAACCTGCAAGGCTTTATTGATCTGGTGGTGCAGCGCGCACGCGATCTGTCACTCGGCCTGGGCTATGTTTACCGTTGA
- a CDS encoding LysR family transcriptional regulator codes for MTTQEPGWDLYRAFLAVLEEGSLSGGARSLGLTQPTVGRQIEALEQALGVKLFTRSQTGLATTDIALTLRPFAENLRATANALRRASTAAGASGTVRITASDVVGAEVLPPILTALREAHPSIKIELVLSNRAQDLLNRDADIAVRMVQPSQAALIARRIGAIPLGLFAHRRYLDRCGVPATYGELKNHALIGFDQETNYIRVMQRRGLALQREMFSLHTDNQLAQLAAIRAGYGIGMCQTPLARHNPELFPVLEEAVKSELETWIVMHEDLRSSERCRIVFDALVSGVSSYIADGG; via the coding sequence ATGACTACCCAAGAACCTGGCTGGGACCTGTACCGGGCTTTCCTGGCTGTACTGGAAGAAGGTTCGCTGTCCGGCGGCGCGCGCAGCCTGGGGCTGACCCAACCAACCGTCGGCCGCCAGATCGAGGCGTTGGAACAGGCGCTCGGGGTGAAGTTGTTCACCCGTTCGCAGACCGGACTGGCGACGACCGACATTGCGCTGACCCTGCGTCCGTTTGCCGAAAACCTGCGCGCCACCGCCAACGCGCTGCGCCGCGCGTCAACCGCTGCCGGCGCCAGCGGTACGGTGCGGATCACTGCGTCAGATGTGGTCGGCGCCGAAGTGCTGCCGCCGATCCTGACTGCATTGCGCGAGGCACATCCATCCATCAAGATCGAACTGGTCTTGTCGAACCGCGCCCAAGACCTGTTGAACCGCGACGCCGACATCGCGGTGCGCATGGTGCAACCGAGCCAGGCGGCGCTGATTGCGCGCCGCATCGGGGCGATCCCGCTCGGCCTGTTCGCGCACCGGCGCTATCTGGATCGCTGTGGTGTGCCGGCGACGTATGGGGAATTGAAGAACCATGCGCTGATCGGGTTCGATCAGGAAACCAACTACATCCGCGTCATGCAAAGGCGCGGCCTGGCGCTGCAGCGCGAGATGTTTTCTCTCCATACCGACAACCAGCTGGCGCAACTGGCGGCGATTCGTGCCGGCTACGGCATCGGCATGTGCCAGACGCCGCTTGCCAGGCATAACCCGGAGCTATTCCCCGTGCTGGAGGAAGCCGTCAAGAGCGAGCTTGAAACCTGGATTGTGATGCATGAAGACCTGCGCTCCAGCGAGCGCTGCCGGATCGTCTTCGACGCGCTGGTCAGCGGTGTGTCCAGCTATATTGCCGATGGCGGCTGA